The following coding sequences are from one Delphinus delphis chromosome 19, mDelDel1.2, whole genome shotgun sequence window:
- the KCNH6 gene encoding voltage-gated inwardly rectifying potassium channel KCNH6 isoform X2, which yields MPVRRGHVAPQNTYLDTIIRKFEGQSRKFLIANAQMENCAIIYCNDGFCELFGYSRVEVMQRPCTCDFLTGPNTPRSAMSRLAQALLGAEECKVDILYYRKDASSFRCLVDVVPVKNEDGAVIMFILNFEDLAQLLAKRGSRSLSQRLLSQSFLGSEGSHGRPGAQGPGQGRVKYRTISQIPQFTLNFVEFNLEKHRSGSTTEIEIIAPHKVVERTQNVTEKVTQVLSLGADVLPEYQLQAPRIHRGTLLHYSPFKAVWDWLILLLVIYTAIFTPYSAAFLLGDQDKPQRADCGYTCSPLTTVDLIVDIMFVVDIVINFRTTYVNANDEVVSHPRRIAVHYFKGWFLIDMVAAIPFDLLIFRTGSDETTTLIGLLKTARLLRLVRVARKLDRYSEYGAAVLFLLMCTFALIAHWLACIWYAIGNVERPYLEPKIGWLDSLGAQLGKRYNGSDPASGPSVQDKYVTALYFTFSSLTSVGFGNVSPNTNSEKVFSICVMLIGSLMYASIFGNVSAIIQRLYSGTARYHTQMLRVKEFIRFHQIPNPLRQRLEEYFQHAWSYTNGIDMNAVLKGFPECLQADICLHLHRALLQHCPAFHGASKGCLRALAVKFKTTHAPPGDTLVHLGDVLSTLYFISRGSIEILRDDVVVAILGKNDIFGEPVSLHARPGKSSADVRALTYCDLHKIQRADLLEVLDMYPAFADSFWSKLEVTFNLRDAGEGLQSSPQQAPGSQDHQGFFLSDNQSGAAPSLSISDSSGRWPELLQQVPPRPSQSPPNPQGDPDCWPRELGSRLEQLQAQMNRLESRMSSDLSRILQLLQQPPPQDHTGYILGAPASNDLALSPSTSATQSPGTRLLPQGDLPPAQAPSYGDLDEWRPKLGNSSSRMLAPATEMDKTTTPSSEQKQPEGLPSPLASPLHPLEVQGLVCGPHFPSLPEHLSSVPK from the exons ATGCCGGTCCGCAGGGGCCACGTCGCGCCCCAAAACACTTACCTGGACACCATCATCCGCAAGTTCGAGGGCCAGA gtcGTAAGTTCCTGATCGCCAATGCTCAGATGGAGAACTGCGCCATCATTTACTGCAACGATGGCTTCTGTGAACTCTTCGGCTACTCCCGAGTGGAAGTGATGCAGAGACCGTGCACCTGCGACTTCCTCACAGGCCCCAACACCCCACGCAGTGCCATGTCCCGCCTGGCGCAGGCCCTGCTGGGGGCCGAGGAGTGCAAGGTGGACATCCTCTACTACCGCAAGGATG CCTCCAGCTTCCGCTGCCTCGTGGATGTGGTGCCCGTGAAGAATGAGGATGGGGCCGTCATTATGTTCATCCTCAACTTTGAGGACCTGGCCCAGCTCCTGGCCAAGCGAGGGAGCCGCAGCCTGTCCCAGCGCCTGCTGTCCCAGAGCTTCCTGGGCTCCG AGGGCTCTCATGGCAGGCCGGGTGCACAGGGACCTGGCCAGGGCAGGGTCAAGTACAGGACCATCAGCCAGATCCCGCAGTTCACACTCAACTTCGTGGAATTCAACCTGGAGAAGCACCGCTCGGGCTCCACCACGGAGATTGAGATCATCGCACCCCACAAGGTGGTAGAGCGGACCCAGAACGTCACCGAGAAGGTCACCCAG GTGCTGTCCCTGGGTGCGGACGTGCTGCCGGAGTACCAGCTGCAGGCACCGCGCATCCACCGCGGGACCCTCCTGCACTACAGCCCCTTCAAGGCCGTGTGGGACTGGCTTATCCTGCTGCTGGTCATCTACACGGCCATCTTCACGCCCTACTCGGCCGCCTTCCTGCTCGGCGACCAGGACAAGCCTCAGCGCGCGGACTGTGGCTACACCTGCAGCCCGCTCACCACGGTGGACCTCATCGTGGACATCATGTTCGTCGTGGACATCGTCATCAACTTCCGCACCACCTACGTCAACGCCAACGACGAGGTGGTCAGCCACCCCCGCCGCATTGCTGTCCACTACTTCAAGGGCTGGTTCCTCATCGACATGGTGGCCGCCATCCCCTTCGACCTGCTCATCTTCCGTACTGGCTCTGATGAG ACCACAACCCTGATCGGGCTGCTGAAGACGGCTCGGCTGCTACGGCTGGTGCGTGTGGCTCGCAAGCTGGACCGCTACTCTGAGTACGGGGCAGCAGTGCTCTTCCTGCTCATGTGCACCTTTGCACTCATTGCACACTGGCTGGCCTGCATCTGGTACGCCATCGGCAACGTGGAGCGGCCCTACCTGGAACCCAAGATTGGCTGGCTGGACAGCCTGGGAGCGCAGCTCGGCAAGCGCTACAATGGCAGCGACCCAGCCTCAGGCCCCTCGGTGCAGGACAAGTATGTCACGGCCCTGTACTTCACCTTCAGCAGCCTCACCAGCGTGGGCTTCGGCAACGTCTCACCCAACACCAACTCTGAAAAGGTCTTCTCCATCTGCGTCATGCTCATCGGCT CCCTCATGTATGCCAGCATCTTCGGCAACGTGTCGGCCATCATCCAGCGCCTGTACTCGGGCACGGCGCGCTACCACACGCAGATGCTGCGAGTCAAGGAGTTCATCCGCTTCCACCAGATCCCCAACCCGCTGCGGCAGCGCCTTGAGGAGTACTTCCAGCACGCCTGGTCCTACACCAACGGCATCGACATGAACGCG GTGCTGAAGGGCTTCCCCGAGTGCCTGCAGGCCGACATCTGCCTGCACCTGCACCGCGCGCTGCTGCAGCACTGCCCGGCCTTCCACGGCGCCAGCAAGGGCTGCCTGCGCGCGCTCGCCGTCAAGTTCAAGACGACGCACGCGCCGCCCGGGGACACTCTGGTGCACCTCGGCGACGTGCTCTCCACGCTCTACTTCATTTCCCGCGGCTCCATCGAGATCCTGCGCGACGACGTAGTGGTGGCCATCCTCG GAAAGAATGACATCTTTGGGGAGCCCGTTAGCCTCCATGCCCGGCCGGGCAAGTCCAGTGCAGATGTACGGGCCCTGACCTACTGTGACCTGCACAAGATCCAGCGGGCAGACCTGCTGGAGGTGCTGGACATGTACCCCGCCTTCGCAGACAGCTTCTGGAGTAAGCTGGAAGTCACCTTCAACCTGCGGGAT GCAGGCGAGGGTCTCCAGTCATCACCCCAACAGGCCCCAGGCAGCCAGGACCACCAAGGCTTCTTCCTCAGTGACAACCAGTCAG GTGCAGCCCCTTCCCTGAGCATCTCAGATTCATCTGGCCGCTGGCCTGAGTTGCTGCAGCAAGTGCCCCCCAGGCCAAGTCAGAGCCCCCCAAACCCTCAGGGAGACCCAGACTGCTGGCCTCGGGAGCTAGGCTCCAGGCTAGAgcagctccaggcccagatgaACAG GCTGGAATCACGCATGTCCTCAGACCTCAGCCGCATCCTGCAGCTCCTTCAGCAGCCCCCGCCCCAGGACCACACTGGCTACATTCTGGGAGCCCCTGCCTCCAATGACCTGGCCTTGTCTCCTTCAACCTCAGCAACTCAGAGTCCAGGAACTAGACTACTACCCCAGGGCGATCTGCCCCCTGCACAG gcccccagTTATGGTGACCTGGACGAATGGAGGCCGAAGCTCGGGAACTCCTCCTCCAGGATGCTGGCCCCAGCCACAGAAATGGACAAAACTACAACACCGTCCTCAGAACAGAAGCAGCCTGAGGGGCTCCCGTCACCCTTGGCCTCGCCTCTGCATCCCCTGGAGGTACAGGGACTTGTCTGTGGTCCTCACTTTCCCTCGCTCCCTGAACACCTCAGCTCTGTCCCCAAATAG
- the KCNH6 gene encoding voltage-gated inwardly rectifying potassium channel KCNH6 isoform X1 has translation MPVRRGHVAPQNTYLDTIIRKFEGQSRKFLIANAQMENCAIIYCNDGFCELFGYSRVEVMQRPCTCDFLTGPNTPRSAMSRLAQALLGAEECKVDILYYRKDASSFRCLVDVVPVKNEDGAVIMFILNFEDLAQLLAKRGSRSLSQRLLSQSFLGSEGSHGRPGAQGPGQGRVKYRTISQIPQFTLNFVEFNLEKHRSGSTTEIEIIAPHKVVERTQNVTEKVTQVLSLGADVLPEYQLQAPRIHRGTLLHYSPFKAVWDWLILLLVIYTAIFTPYSAAFLLGDQDKPQRADCGYTCSPLTTVDLIVDIMFVVDIVINFRTTYVNANDEVVSHPRRIAVHYFKGWFLIDMVAAIPFDLLIFRTGSDETTTLIGLLKTARLLRLVRVARKLDRYSEYGAAVLFLLMCTFALIAHWLACIWYAIGNVERPYLEPKIGWLDSLGAQLGKRYNGSDPASGPSVQDKYVTALYFTFSSLTSVGFGNVSPNTNSEKVFSICVMLIGSLMYASIFGNVSAIIQRLYSGTARYHTQMLRVKEFIRFHQIPNPLRQRLEEYFQHAWSYTNGIDMNAVLKGFPECLQADICLHLHRALLQHCPAFHGASKGCLRALAVKFKTTHAPPGDTLVHLGDVLSTLYFISRGSIEILRDDVVVAILGKNDIFGEPVSLHARPGKSSADVRALTYCDLHKIQRADLLEVLDMYPAFADSFWSKLEVTFNLRDAGEGLQSSPQQAPGSQDHQGFFLSDNQSGEQSQLGPQAPSQGYSLLGPRSQTSMGVGPRTSGRPGAAPSLSISDSSGRWPELLQQVPPRPSQSPPNPQGDPDCWPRELGSRLEQLQAQMNRLESRMSSDLSRILQLLQQPPPQDHTGYILGAPASNDLALSPSTSATQSPGTRLLPQGDLPPAQAPSYGDLDEWRPKLGNSSSRMLAPATEMDKTTTPSSEQKQPEGLPSPLASPLHPLEVQGLVCGPHFPSLPEHLSSVPK, from the exons ATGCCGGTCCGCAGGGGCCACGTCGCGCCCCAAAACACTTACCTGGACACCATCATCCGCAAGTTCGAGGGCCAGA gtcGTAAGTTCCTGATCGCCAATGCTCAGATGGAGAACTGCGCCATCATTTACTGCAACGATGGCTTCTGTGAACTCTTCGGCTACTCCCGAGTGGAAGTGATGCAGAGACCGTGCACCTGCGACTTCCTCACAGGCCCCAACACCCCACGCAGTGCCATGTCCCGCCTGGCGCAGGCCCTGCTGGGGGCCGAGGAGTGCAAGGTGGACATCCTCTACTACCGCAAGGATG CCTCCAGCTTCCGCTGCCTCGTGGATGTGGTGCCCGTGAAGAATGAGGATGGGGCCGTCATTATGTTCATCCTCAACTTTGAGGACCTGGCCCAGCTCCTGGCCAAGCGAGGGAGCCGCAGCCTGTCCCAGCGCCTGCTGTCCCAGAGCTTCCTGGGCTCCG AGGGCTCTCATGGCAGGCCGGGTGCACAGGGACCTGGCCAGGGCAGGGTCAAGTACAGGACCATCAGCCAGATCCCGCAGTTCACACTCAACTTCGTGGAATTCAACCTGGAGAAGCACCGCTCGGGCTCCACCACGGAGATTGAGATCATCGCACCCCACAAGGTGGTAGAGCGGACCCAGAACGTCACCGAGAAGGTCACCCAG GTGCTGTCCCTGGGTGCGGACGTGCTGCCGGAGTACCAGCTGCAGGCACCGCGCATCCACCGCGGGACCCTCCTGCACTACAGCCCCTTCAAGGCCGTGTGGGACTGGCTTATCCTGCTGCTGGTCATCTACACGGCCATCTTCACGCCCTACTCGGCCGCCTTCCTGCTCGGCGACCAGGACAAGCCTCAGCGCGCGGACTGTGGCTACACCTGCAGCCCGCTCACCACGGTGGACCTCATCGTGGACATCATGTTCGTCGTGGACATCGTCATCAACTTCCGCACCACCTACGTCAACGCCAACGACGAGGTGGTCAGCCACCCCCGCCGCATTGCTGTCCACTACTTCAAGGGCTGGTTCCTCATCGACATGGTGGCCGCCATCCCCTTCGACCTGCTCATCTTCCGTACTGGCTCTGATGAG ACCACAACCCTGATCGGGCTGCTGAAGACGGCTCGGCTGCTACGGCTGGTGCGTGTGGCTCGCAAGCTGGACCGCTACTCTGAGTACGGGGCAGCAGTGCTCTTCCTGCTCATGTGCACCTTTGCACTCATTGCACACTGGCTGGCCTGCATCTGGTACGCCATCGGCAACGTGGAGCGGCCCTACCTGGAACCCAAGATTGGCTGGCTGGACAGCCTGGGAGCGCAGCTCGGCAAGCGCTACAATGGCAGCGACCCAGCCTCAGGCCCCTCGGTGCAGGACAAGTATGTCACGGCCCTGTACTTCACCTTCAGCAGCCTCACCAGCGTGGGCTTCGGCAACGTCTCACCCAACACCAACTCTGAAAAGGTCTTCTCCATCTGCGTCATGCTCATCGGCT CCCTCATGTATGCCAGCATCTTCGGCAACGTGTCGGCCATCATCCAGCGCCTGTACTCGGGCACGGCGCGCTACCACACGCAGATGCTGCGAGTCAAGGAGTTCATCCGCTTCCACCAGATCCCCAACCCGCTGCGGCAGCGCCTTGAGGAGTACTTCCAGCACGCCTGGTCCTACACCAACGGCATCGACATGAACGCG GTGCTGAAGGGCTTCCCCGAGTGCCTGCAGGCCGACATCTGCCTGCACCTGCACCGCGCGCTGCTGCAGCACTGCCCGGCCTTCCACGGCGCCAGCAAGGGCTGCCTGCGCGCGCTCGCCGTCAAGTTCAAGACGACGCACGCGCCGCCCGGGGACACTCTGGTGCACCTCGGCGACGTGCTCTCCACGCTCTACTTCATTTCCCGCGGCTCCATCGAGATCCTGCGCGACGACGTAGTGGTGGCCATCCTCG GAAAGAATGACATCTTTGGGGAGCCCGTTAGCCTCCATGCCCGGCCGGGCAAGTCCAGTGCAGATGTACGGGCCCTGACCTACTGTGACCTGCACAAGATCCAGCGGGCAGACCTGCTGGAGGTGCTGGACATGTACCCCGCCTTCGCAGACAGCTTCTGGAGTAAGCTGGAAGTCACCTTCAACCTGCGGGAT GCAGGCGAGGGTCTCCAGTCATCACCCCAACAGGCCCCAGGCAGCCAGGACCACCAAGGCTTCTTCCTCAGTGACAACCAGTCAGGTGAGCAAAGCCA GCTGGGGCCCCAGGCCCCCTCCCAGGGCTACAGCCTTCTGGGTCCCAGAAGCCAGACCTCTATGGGGGTAGGACCTCGTACTTCAGGGCGCCCAG GTGCAGCCCCTTCCCTGAGCATCTCAGATTCATCTGGCCGCTGGCCTGAGTTGCTGCAGCAAGTGCCCCCCAGGCCAAGTCAGAGCCCCCCAAACCCTCAGGGAGACCCAGACTGCTGGCCTCGGGAGCTAGGCTCCAGGCTAGAgcagctccaggcccagatgaACAG GCTGGAATCACGCATGTCCTCAGACCTCAGCCGCATCCTGCAGCTCCTTCAGCAGCCCCCGCCCCAGGACCACACTGGCTACATTCTGGGAGCCCCTGCCTCCAATGACCTGGCCTTGTCTCCTTCAACCTCAGCAACTCAGAGTCCAGGAACTAGACTACTACCCCAGGGCGATCTGCCCCCTGCACAG gcccccagTTATGGTGACCTGGACGAATGGAGGCCGAAGCTCGGGAACTCCTCCTCCAGGATGCTGGCCCCAGCCACAGAAATGGACAAAACTACAACACCGTCCTCAGAACAGAAGCAGCCTGAGGGGCTCCCGTCACCCTTGGCCTCGCCTCTGCATCCCCTGGAGGTACAGGGACTTGTCTGTGGTCCTCACTTTCCCTCGCTCCCTGAACACCTCAGCTCTGTCCCCAAATAG
- the KCNH6 gene encoding voltage-gated inwardly rectifying potassium channel KCNH6 isoform X3, whose protein sequence is MPVRRGHVAPQNTYLDTIIRKFEGQSRKFLIANAQMENCAIIYCNDGFCELFGYSRVEVMQRPCTCDFLTGPNTPRSAMSRLAQALLGAEECKVDILYYRKDASSFRCLVDVVPVKNEDGAVIMFILNFEDLAQLLAKRGSRSLSQRLLSQSFLGSEGSHGRPGAQGPGQGRVKYRTISQIPQFTLNFVEFNLEKHRSGSTTEIEIIAPHKVVERTQNVTEKVTQVLSLGADVLPEYQLQAPRIHRGTLLHYSPFKAVWDWLILLLVIYTAIFTPYSAAFLLGDQDKPQRADCGYTCSPLTTVDLIVDIMFVVDIVINFRTTYVNANDEVVSHPRRIAVHYFKGWFLIDMVAAIPFDLLIFRTGSDETTTLIGLLKTARLLRLVRVARKLDRYSEYGAAVLFLLMCTFALIAHWLACICSLTSVGFGNVSPNTNSEKVFSICVMLIGSLMYASIFGNVSAIIQRLYSGTARYHTQMLRVKEFIRFHQIPNPLRQRLEEYFQHAWSYTNGIDMNAVLKGFPECLQADICLHLHRALLQHCPAFHGASKGCLRALAVKFKTTHAPPGDTLVHLGDVLSTLYFISRGSIEILRDDVVVAILGKNDIFGEPVSLHARPGKSSADVRALTYCDLHKIQRADLLEVLDMYPAFADSFWSKLEVTFNLRDAGEGLQSSPQQAPGSQDHQGFFLSDNQSGAAPSLSISDSSGRWPELLQQVPPRPSQSPPNPQGDPDCWPRELGSRLEQLQAQMNRLESRMSSDLSRILQLLQQPPPQDHTGYILGAPASNDLALSPSTSATQSPGTRLLPQGDLPPAQAPSYGDLDEWRPKLGNSSSRMLAPATEMDKTTTPSSEQKQPEGLPSPLASPLHPLEVQGLVCGPHFPSLPEHLSSVPK, encoded by the exons ATGCCGGTCCGCAGGGGCCACGTCGCGCCCCAAAACACTTACCTGGACACCATCATCCGCAAGTTCGAGGGCCAGA gtcGTAAGTTCCTGATCGCCAATGCTCAGATGGAGAACTGCGCCATCATTTACTGCAACGATGGCTTCTGTGAACTCTTCGGCTACTCCCGAGTGGAAGTGATGCAGAGACCGTGCACCTGCGACTTCCTCACAGGCCCCAACACCCCACGCAGTGCCATGTCCCGCCTGGCGCAGGCCCTGCTGGGGGCCGAGGAGTGCAAGGTGGACATCCTCTACTACCGCAAGGATG CCTCCAGCTTCCGCTGCCTCGTGGATGTGGTGCCCGTGAAGAATGAGGATGGGGCCGTCATTATGTTCATCCTCAACTTTGAGGACCTGGCCCAGCTCCTGGCCAAGCGAGGGAGCCGCAGCCTGTCCCAGCGCCTGCTGTCCCAGAGCTTCCTGGGCTCCG AGGGCTCTCATGGCAGGCCGGGTGCACAGGGACCTGGCCAGGGCAGGGTCAAGTACAGGACCATCAGCCAGATCCCGCAGTTCACACTCAACTTCGTGGAATTCAACCTGGAGAAGCACCGCTCGGGCTCCACCACGGAGATTGAGATCATCGCACCCCACAAGGTGGTAGAGCGGACCCAGAACGTCACCGAGAAGGTCACCCAG GTGCTGTCCCTGGGTGCGGACGTGCTGCCGGAGTACCAGCTGCAGGCACCGCGCATCCACCGCGGGACCCTCCTGCACTACAGCCCCTTCAAGGCCGTGTGGGACTGGCTTATCCTGCTGCTGGTCATCTACACGGCCATCTTCACGCCCTACTCGGCCGCCTTCCTGCTCGGCGACCAGGACAAGCCTCAGCGCGCGGACTGTGGCTACACCTGCAGCCCGCTCACCACGGTGGACCTCATCGTGGACATCATGTTCGTCGTGGACATCGTCATCAACTTCCGCACCACCTACGTCAACGCCAACGACGAGGTGGTCAGCCACCCCCGCCGCATTGCTGTCCACTACTTCAAGGGCTGGTTCCTCATCGACATGGTGGCCGCCATCCCCTTCGACCTGCTCATCTTCCGTACTGGCTCTGATGAG ACCACAACCCTGATCGGGCTGCTGAAGACGGCTCGGCTGCTACGGCTGGTGCGTGTGGCTCGCAAGCTGGACCGCTACTCTGAGTACGGGGCAGCAGTGCTCTTCCTGCTCATGTGCACCTTTGCACTCATTGCACACTGGCTGGCCTGCATCTG CAGCCTCACCAGCGTGGGCTTCGGCAACGTCTCACCCAACACCAACTCTGAAAAGGTCTTCTCCATCTGCGTCATGCTCATCGGCT CCCTCATGTATGCCAGCATCTTCGGCAACGTGTCGGCCATCATCCAGCGCCTGTACTCGGGCACGGCGCGCTACCACACGCAGATGCTGCGAGTCAAGGAGTTCATCCGCTTCCACCAGATCCCCAACCCGCTGCGGCAGCGCCTTGAGGAGTACTTCCAGCACGCCTGGTCCTACACCAACGGCATCGACATGAACGCG GTGCTGAAGGGCTTCCCCGAGTGCCTGCAGGCCGACATCTGCCTGCACCTGCACCGCGCGCTGCTGCAGCACTGCCCGGCCTTCCACGGCGCCAGCAAGGGCTGCCTGCGCGCGCTCGCCGTCAAGTTCAAGACGACGCACGCGCCGCCCGGGGACACTCTGGTGCACCTCGGCGACGTGCTCTCCACGCTCTACTTCATTTCCCGCGGCTCCATCGAGATCCTGCGCGACGACGTAGTGGTGGCCATCCTCG GAAAGAATGACATCTTTGGGGAGCCCGTTAGCCTCCATGCCCGGCCGGGCAAGTCCAGTGCAGATGTACGGGCCCTGACCTACTGTGACCTGCACAAGATCCAGCGGGCAGACCTGCTGGAGGTGCTGGACATGTACCCCGCCTTCGCAGACAGCTTCTGGAGTAAGCTGGAAGTCACCTTCAACCTGCGGGAT GCAGGCGAGGGTCTCCAGTCATCACCCCAACAGGCCCCAGGCAGCCAGGACCACCAAGGCTTCTTCCTCAGTGACAACCAGTCAG GTGCAGCCCCTTCCCTGAGCATCTCAGATTCATCTGGCCGCTGGCCTGAGTTGCTGCAGCAAGTGCCCCCCAGGCCAAGTCAGAGCCCCCCAAACCCTCAGGGAGACCCAGACTGCTGGCCTCGGGAGCTAGGCTCCAGGCTAGAgcagctccaggcccagatgaACAG GCTGGAATCACGCATGTCCTCAGACCTCAGCCGCATCCTGCAGCTCCTTCAGCAGCCCCCGCCCCAGGACCACACTGGCTACATTCTGGGAGCCCCTGCCTCCAATGACCTGGCCTTGTCTCCTTCAACCTCAGCAACTCAGAGTCCAGGAACTAGACTACTACCCCAGGGCGATCTGCCCCCTGCACAG gcccccagTTATGGTGACCTGGACGAATGGAGGCCGAAGCTCGGGAACTCCTCCTCCAGGATGCTGGCCCCAGCCACAGAAATGGACAAAACTACAACACCGTCCTCAGAACAGAAGCAGCCTGAGGGGCTCCCGTCACCCTTGGCCTCGCCTCTGCATCCCCTGGAGGTACAGGGACTTGTCTGTGGTCCTCACTTTCCCTCGCTCCCTGAACACCTCAGCTCTGTCCCCAAATAG
- the ACE gene encoding LOW QUALITY PROTEIN: angiotensin-converting enzyme (The sequence of the model RefSeq protein was modified relative to this genomic sequence to represent the inferred CDS: inserted 1 base in 1 codon; deleted 1 base in 1 codon; substituted 4 bases at 4 genomic stop codons), translated as MGTRWTCPGPSLLVLFYYGQLLPWLRTEADQNSDKLYNEAVAKAFLQFYERTAQVVWNQFMEATWNYVTNITKKNRGEMLDKDVERSQHTLALGTLALLFKVASFQDPAVKRMLSKLQNLDRAVLPKEELREYNQIVVHMETTDSMAQVCLNEGPCLPLEPDLQEVTASSRDQRELLWAWQGWRDAVGHQLRSTFQRYLQLRSSTRLXAPSPFLGYKDMGALWRSTYKSDTLEEDLEQLFQELQPLYVNLHACVRRALYRFYGPELIDPREPIPAHVLGNMWAQSWVSVLDLVLPXPEKHPKDITKITXGQQWKSEKMFQEAEKFVTSLGLLSTPPEFWKNAMMERPTDGREVECHASAWDVYEGKDFRIKKCTEVTIEDLLSIFHQMGYIQYFLQYKNLSVIFHTGANPAFEEAVGSVITLSASSHKHLLNRALLSHQHQDEEEEVSFLMNVALEKIAFIPFAYLVDLFHWKVFDGTIEKAVYNQEWWNLRLKSQGLCPTVPRTEDDFDPGAKFHISASLPYIRYFLSLVLQFQFHEALCKASGHVGPLHXCDFYNSXLAGKLLEDVLKLGLSKPWPEALQKITGETKVCTKALMTYFKPLLNWLVTENVRRGDILGWPDFSCSFEEKETDREAFLGLELDPAQAKSRQWVLLALSFVMLLVVLLLAYRLYILEKKLTGPRHQTLKSPPKACFLGTAMEPHQVVKEQWLLLGLCLILMLRSTGLTVRIFTQHSRKPPWMRAEWWSWD; from the exons ATGGGAACAAGATGGACTTGCCCTGGACCTTCCCTACTTGTGCTCTTCTATTATGGGCAGCTCTTGCCATGGCTCAGGACTGAGGCTGATCAGAACTCAG ACAAGCTCTACAATGAGGCCGTGGCAAAGGCCTTCCTGCAGTTTTATGAGCGTACAGCCCAAGTTGTGTGGAACCAGTTCATGGAGGCCACCTGGAACTATGTCACCAACATCACCAAGAAGAACCGCGGGGAGATG CTGGACAAGGACGTGGAGCGGTCCCAGCACACGCTG GCTCTTGGCACGCTGGCCCTCCTGTTTAAGGTCGCCAGCTTCCAGGACCCAGCCGTGAAGCGCATGTTGAGTAAGCTGCAGAACTTGGACAGGGCGGTCCTGCCCAAGGAGGAGCTCCGGGAG TACAACCAGATTGTGGTCCACATGGAGACCACAGACAGCATGGCCCAGGTGTGCCTGAACGAGGGGCCCTGCCTGCCCCTGGAGC CAGACCTCCAGGAAGTCACGGCCTCCTCCCGGGACCAGAGGGAGCTGCTGTGGGCCTGGCAGGGCTGGCGGGATGCTGTGGGTCACCAGCTCCGCAGCACCTTCCAGCGCTACCTGCAGCTGCGAAGCTCAACG CGCCTCTgagccccctcccctttcctgggTTACAAAGACATGGGGGCCTTATGGCGGTCCACGTACAAGTCCGACACACTGGAAGAAGACCTGGAGCAGCTCTTCCAGGAGCTGCAGCCGCTCTACGTGAACCTGCA CGCCTGCGTGCGCCGGGCCCTGTATCGCTTCTACGGGCCCGAGCTCATCGATCCGAGGGAGCCCATCCCAGCCCACGTTCTGG gcAACATGTGGGCTCAGTCCTGGGTCAGCGTCTTAGACCTGGTCCTGC TTCCGGAGAAGCACCCCAAGGACATCACGAAGATCACGTGAGGCCAG CAGTGGAAGTCTGAGAAAATGTTCCAAGAGGCTGAAAAATTCGTCACCTCCCTGGGGCTGCTTTCCACCCCTCCTGAGTTCTGGAAAAATGCCATGATGGAAAGGCCAACGGACGGGCGGGAGGTGGAGTGCCACGCATCCGCCTGGGATGTCTACGAGGGGAAGGACTTCAG GATAAAGAAGTGCACTGAAGTGACCATAGAAGATCTTCTCTCCATCTTCCACCAGATGGGCTATATCCAGTACTTCTTGCAGTACAAGAACCTCTCTGTGATCTTCCACACAGGCGCCAACCCAGCCTTTGAAGAGGCCGTGGGGTCGGTGATCACCCTCTCGGCCTCCTCCCATAAGCACCTGCTCAACAGAGCCCTGCTCAGCCACCAGCACCAGGATGAAG AAGAGGAGGTCAGTTTCCTGATGAACGTTGCCCTGGAGAAGATCGCCTTCATCCCCTTCGCCTACCTGGTGGACCTGTTTCACTGGAAGGTCTTTGACGGCACCATCGAGAAGGCCGTGTACAACCAGGAGTGGTGGAACCTCAG gttGAAGTCCCAGGGCCTGTGCCCCACTGTCCCTCGGACAGAGGATGACTTTGATCCGGGCGCCAAGTTCCACATCTCTGCCAGCTTGCCCTACATTCG GTACTTCCTCAGCCTCGTGCTCCAGTTCCAGTTCCATGAAGCACTCTGCAAGGCCTCAGGCCACGTGGGGCCCCTGCACTGATGCGACTTCTATAACTCCTAGCTGGCTGGGAAGCTCCTGGA GGATGTCCTAAAGCTGGGCTTGAGCAAGCCCTGGCCAGAGGCCCTGCAGAAGATAACCGGGGAGACCAAGGTGTGTACAAAGGCCCTCATGACCTACTTCAAGCCCCTGCTGAACTGGCTGGTCACCGAGAATGTGCGGCGTGGGGACATCCTGGGCTGGCCAGACTTCAGCTGTTCCTTTGAAG agaaagaaacagacaggGAGGCATTCCTGGGTCTGGAGCTGGACCCTGCCCAGGCCAAATCTAGGCAGTGGGTGTTGCTGGCCCTAAGCTTTGTCATGTTACTGGTGGTCCTGTTGCTGGCCTACAGGCTGTACATCCTGGAAAAAAAGCTCACTGGCCCAAGACACCA GACACTCAAGTCACCACCCAAAGCCTGCTTTCTAGGCACAGCCATGGAGCCCCACCAAGTTGTCAAAGAACAGTGGCTGCTGCTGGGCCTCTGCCTCATCCTGATGCTGCGCTCAACCGGCCTGACCGTTCGGATTTTCACACAGCACAGCAGGAAGCCCCCGTGGATGAGAGCTgaatggtggagctgggactaG